A stretch of Brassica rapa cultivar Chiifu-401-42 chromosome A08, CAAS_Brap_v3.01, whole genome shotgun sequence DNA encodes these proteins:
- the LOC103835364 gene encoding non-specific lipid transfer protein GPI-anchored 1, producing the protein MKGLYFHLFLVTMTVVASISAATPAAPSGGGSLLDECSKDIQTVSLCLDFASGKAPNPSKKCCDAIEDIKEKDPKCLCFVIQQAKSGGQTLKDLGVQEAKLIQLPTSCQLHNASISNCPKLLGISPSSPAAAIFTSNATSTTTPAAPGGTSPATPATSSEKGGSASIKDGHAVMLLAVALMSISFLSTLPWMGLA; encoded by the exons ATGAAGGGTCTCTATTTTCACCTCTTCCTAGTAACCATGACGGTCGTTGCCTCCATCTCCGCTGCTACACCGGCGGCTCCATCAGGAGGAGGATCTTTGTTAGACGAATGTAGCAAAGATATTCAGACGGTGAGTTTGTGTTTGGATTTCGCGTCCGGGAAGGCACCAAATCCGTCTAAGAAGTGTTGTGACGCTATCGAAGATATAAAAGAGAAAGATCCGAAGTGTTTGTGTTTCGTGATACAACAAGCCAAGTCAGGAGGACAAACTTTGAAGGATCTTGGTGTTCAAGAAGCTAAACTCATTCAACTTCCGACTTCTTGTCAGCTCCACAACGCTAGCATCTCCAACTGTCCAA AATTGCTCGGGATTTCGCCAAGCTCACCAGCCGCAGCCATATTCACAAGCAATGCCACTTCAACAACAACACCGGCGGCACCGGGAGGAACGTCTCCGGCAACTCCAGCGACGTCTAGCGAGAAAGGAGGATCAGCTTCCATAAAAGATGGTCATGCCGTCATGCTTTTAGCCGTCGCTTTAATGAGCATCTCCTTCCTCTCGACCTTGCCTTGGATGGGTTTGGCCTAG